One segment of Streptomyces sp. YIM 121038 DNA contains the following:
- a CDS encoding sodium:solute symporter family protein, translating to MNGLDWAVLIGYFGVMVAIGVWSHQRVDNVSDFFTAGGKMPWWLSGISHHMSGYSAVMFTGYAGIAYTYGVTSFVTWSFPIALGIAIGARLFAPRINRLRSRLHVASPLEYLKNRYDLPTQQALAWSGMLLKIVDVGAKWAAIATLLSVFTGVSLNQGILITGAVTAVYCTIGGLWADALTELGQFVIQLFAGIAMFVAVVVKLGDHGGFFGVWDRPELDGHAKPLVGPYGTVFLLAFLFIKLFEYNGGMLNQAQRYMATANAREAARSAKLSAALWLVWPLVLFFPMWMSPLLVDAKKPDGSDAYALMTEQLLPHGLLGLVIVGFFSHTMAMCSSDANAIAAVFTRDVAPVLSRRARQWTDRAGLVAARLTTVVFLGLSMAVATQVNSPTFNDIITVVIKWVAGLMGPIAIPMMLGLLRTFRRSGPTAALTSWGLGLLAFWLVNYPISWNVDGGVPLQYQVSIPLAVSLVLYVVIGWIKPEDTPERDALIERINTDDDGSAAALPLAGQAEAAPSKPGP from the coding sequence ATGAACGGTCTCGACTGGGCCGTGCTCATCGGCTACTTCGGCGTGATGGTCGCGATCGGCGTCTGGTCCCACCAGCGCGTGGACAACGTCAGCGACTTCTTCACCGCCGGCGGCAAGATGCCGTGGTGGCTGTCCGGCATCTCGCACCACATGTCCGGCTACAGCGCGGTGATGTTCACCGGCTACGCCGGAATCGCCTACACGTACGGCGTCACGTCCTTCGTCACCTGGTCCTTCCCCATCGCGCTCGGCATCGCGATCGGCGCCCGCCTCTTCGCGCCGCGCATCAACCGGCTGCGCTCGCGCCTGCACGTGGCGTCCCCGCTGGAGTATCTGAAGAACCGCTACGACCTGCCCACCCAGCAGGCGCTCGCCTGGTCCGGCATGCTCCTGAAGATCGTCGACGTGGGCGCGAAGTGGGCCGCGATCGCGACGCTCCTGTCCGTGTTCACCGGGGTCTCCCTGAACCAGGGCATCCTCATCACCGGCGCGGTCACCGCCGTGTACTGCACCATCGGCGGCCTGTGGGCGGACGCCCTGACCGAGCTGGGCCAGTTCGTCATCCAGCTGTTCGCCGGGATCGCGATGTTCGTGGCCGTCGTCGTGAAGCTCGGCGACCACGGCGGCTTCTTCGGGGTGTGGGACCGCCCGGAGCTCGACGGCCACGCCAAGCCGCTGGTCGGCCCGTACGGCACGGTGTTCCTGCTCGCCTTCCTCTTCATCAAGCTCTTCGAGTACAACGGCGGCATGCTCAACCAGGCCCAGCGCTACATGGCCACGGCCAACGCCCGCGAGGCCGCGCGGTCCGCGAAGCTGTCCGCCGCGCTGTGGCTGGTGTGGCCGCTGGTCCTGTTCTTCCCCATGTGGATGTCGCCGCTCCTGGTCGACGCGAAGAAGCCCGACGGGTCGGACGCGTACGCCCTGATGACCGAACAGCTCCTGCCGCACGGCCTGCTGGGCCTGGTCATCGTCGGCTTCTTCTCCCACACGATGGCCATGTGCTCCTCCGACGCCAACGCCATCGCGGCCGTCTTCACCCGCGACGTCGCGCCGGTCCTGTCCCGCAGGGCCCGGCAGTGGACGGACCGCGCGGGCCTCGTCGCGGCCCGCCTCACCACCGTCGTCTTCCTCGGCCTCTCCATGGCGGTGGCCACCCAGGTCAACTCCCCCACCTTCAACGACATCATCACCGTCGTCATCAAGTGGGTCGCCGGGCTCATGGGCCCCATCGCCATCCCGATGATGCTCGGCCTGCTGCGCACCTTCCGGCGCTCGGGCCCCACGGCGGCGCTCACCAGCTGGGGCCTCGGCCTGCTCGCCTTCTGGCTGGTCAACTACCCCATCAGCTGGAACGTCGACGGGGGCGTGCCCCTCCAGTACCAGGTGTCCATACCGCTGGCGGTGTCGCTGGTCCTGTACGTCGTCATCGGCTGGATCAAGCCCGAGGACACGCCGGAGCGGGACGCGCTCATCGAGCGCATCAACACGGACGACGACGGCTCCGCCGCCGCCCTTCCCCTGGCGGGGCAGGCTGAGGCCGCGCCTTCCAAGCCGGGTCCCTAG
- a CDS encoding DJ-1/PfpI family protein, with protein sequence MPSARRVLIVAYDDTQILDVACPSGALDIANRYGAEPPYEIELGTVGRAPARSSSGIALGAGRSLETVAGPLDTLLVAGGAGYARAAADARLVAQVRRLARTSRRIASVCTGAYVLAAAGLLDHRRATTHWGYGAELAARHPAVAVDTAPLYVRDGNVYTSAGVTSALDLTLSLIEDDHGPTLARAVARELVSYLHRPADQAQISMFLAAPPPGDRLVRDLAAHIAAHLTEDLSPAALAARAGVSTRHLTRLFGAHLGTTPARAVRAARTEAAAHLVRSSELSLAAIARRCGFGSAQTLRQAFLDAYGVSGDTMRKMPDMPRPRQAPGRQTPGA encoded by the coding sequence ATGCCCAGCGCGAGGCGCGTTCTTATCGTTGCGTACGACGACACGCAGATACTCGATGTCGCCTGTCCCAGCGGGGCGTTGGACATCGCGAACCGGTACGGGGCCGAGCCGCCGTACGAGATCGAGCTCGGCACCGTCGGCCGCGCCCCCGCGCGCAGCAGCTCGGGCATCGCCCTCGGAGCCGGGCGGAGCCTGGAGACGGTCGCCGGGCCGCTGGACACGCTGCTCGTGGCGGGCGGCGCCGGGTACGCGCGGGCGGCGGCCGACGCCCGCCTGGTCGCCCAGGTCCGGCGGCTCGCGCGCACGAGCCGCCGGATCGCCTCCGTGTGCACCGGCGCCTACGTCCTGGCCGCCGCCGGGCTCCTCGACCACCGCCGCGCCACCACCCACTGGGGCTACGGCGCCGAACTGGCCGCCCGGCACCCGGCGGTGGCCGTCGACACCGCCCCGCTGTACGTGCGCGACGGCAACGTCTACACCTCGGCGGGCGTCACCAGCGCCCTCGACCTCACCCTGTCCCTGATCGAGGACGACCACGGCCCGACCCTGGCCAGGGCGGTCGCCCGCGAACTCGTCTCGTATCTGCACCGGCCCGCCGACCAGGCGCAGATCAGCATGTTCCTGGCCGCGCCGCCGCCGGGCGACCGCCTGGTCCGGGACCTGGCGGCCCACATCGCCGCGCACCTCACCGAGGACCTGTCGCCCGCCGCGCTCGCCGCCCGCGCGGGCGTGAGCACCCGGCACCTGACCCGTCTGTTCGGCGCGCACCTCGGCACCACTCCGGCCCGCGCGGTGCGCGCCGCCCGCACGGAGGCCGCCGCGCACCTCGTGCGCTCCAGCGAACTGTCCCTTGCCGCCATCGCCCGCCGCTGCGGCTTCGGCTCCGCGCAGACGCTGCGCCAGGCCTTCCTCGACGCGTACGGCGTCAGCGGGGACACGATGCGCAAGATGCCGGACATGCCCCGCCCGCGGCAGGCACCCGGGCGGCAGACTCCCGGGGCATGA
- a CDS encoding DJ-1/PfpI family protein: protein MTHPTTRRTLLRGSAATAALATAGLAARPAAAHADAPRKPGAGGPRIGILLYDGYSLLDPTGPAEVLSRLPGASVTMVAERRGPVRTDTGDVAVVADRSLAEAGRLDVLLVPGAGNRGVIAAMENQTLLKWIRATDRHTRFTTSVCTGSLVLAAAGLLDGRRATTYWASAEYLEKTYDVTYVPERFVESGKFITSAGVSAGLDMALHLAARLTDDDTARAIQLAVEYDPRPPFDSGDWRRASAELKARALKLLEDSQV, encoded by the coding sequence ATGACGCACCCCACCACCCGCCGCACCCTGCTGCGCGGCAGCGCGGCCACCGCCGCCCTCGCCACCGCGGGCCTTGCCGCCCGGCCCGCCGCCGCCCACGCCGACGCACCCCGCAAGCCCGGCGCCGGGGGCCCGCGCATCGGTATCCTCCTCTACGACGGCTACAGCCTCCTCGACCCCACAGGACCCGCCGAGGTGCTCTCGCGCCTGCCGGGCGCAAGCGTCACGATGGTCGCCGAGCGGCGCGGCCCGGTCCGCACCGACACCGGTGACGTGGCCGTCGTCGCCGACCGCTCCCTCGCCGAAGCGGGCCGCCTCGACGTGCTCCTCGTCCCGGGCGCGGGCAACCGGGGCGTCATCGCCGCGATGGAGAACCAGACCCTCCTGAAGTGGATCCGCGCCACGGACCGGCACACCCGCTTCACCACGTCCGTGTGCACCGGCTCCCTCGTGCTCGCCGCGGCCGGGCTCCTCGACGGCCGCCGCGCGACGACGTACTGGGCGTCGGCGGAGTACCTGGAGAAGACCTACGACGTCACGTACGTACCGGAACGCTTCGTGGAGTCGGGGAAGTTCATCACCTCGGCCGGGGTCTCCGCCGGGCTCGACATGGCCCTGCACCTCGCGGCGCGGCTCACCGACGACGACACCGCGCGGGCGATCCAGCTGGCGGTCGAGTACGATCCGCGTCCGCCCTTCGACTCGGGCGACTGGCGTCGGGCCAGTGCGGAGTTGAAGGCTCGGGCCCTCAAACTCCTGGAGGACTCGCAGGTTTAG
- a CDS encoding ADP-ribosylglycohydrolase family protein: MSAVAATSVWGRTEQQDFRSRVRGTLLAAAVGDALGAPVDGADLAEIRAAHGAEGLTELAPAHGRRGAVTAATQLSLFTVDGLIRAQVRRDTGAWHPPTDLHRAYLRWAVTQRDWGPDERRKEDGWLAREEWLYSRRGPARACLTGLADDRMGTLDVPKNPGERGPEAAARSAPFGLLVGWEPQLVLQLAVECAVQTHGHPHAYLAAGAHAVLVHGLARGESLDGAVQRALSLLAARPGHQAVTDGLRHALGAVRQGMPNAARVEELLGEGEAEGVLAAAVYCALVGEDVRHGLRLAVNHGASSTAAGALCGALLGALHGETALPPGWLTELEGRATVLELADDFAMEMTQGPALHSPSGASPGWLARYPRA; this comes from the coding sequence GTGAGTGCCGTAGCAGCCACCTCGGTGTGGGGCCGCACCGAGCAGCAGGACTTCCGCAGCCGGGTCCGCGGCACGCTGCTCGCGGCCGCCGTCGGTGACGCGCTCGGGGCGCCCGTGGACGGCGCGGACCTGGCGGAGATCCGCGCCGCGCACGGCGCCGAAGGCCTCACCGAACTCGCCCCCGCGCACGGCAGACGCGGCGCCGTCACCGCCGCCACGCAGCTGTCCCTGTTCACCGTGGACGGTCTGATACGCGCCCAGGTGCGGCGCGACACCGGCGCCTGGCACCCGCCGACCGATCTGCACCGGGCGTACCTGCGGTGGGCCGTGACCCAGCGCGACTGGGGGCCCGACGAGCGGCGCAAGGAGGACGGCTGGCTGGCCCGCGAGGAGTGGCTGTACTCGCGGCGCGGGCCCGCCCGCGCCTGCCTCACCGGGCTCGCCGACGACCGCATGGGCACCCTCGACGTGCCCAAGAACCCGGGCGAGCGCGGCCCGGAGGCCGCCGCCAGGTCCGCGCCCTTCGGGCTGCTCGTGGGGTGGGAGCCGCAGCTCGTGCTCCAGCTCGCCGTGGAGTGCGCCGTGCAGACCCACGGGCACCCCCACGCCTACCTCGCCGCGGGCGCGCACGCCGTCCTCGTGCACGGCCTTGCCCGGGGGGAGTCCCTCGACGGGGCCGTGCAGCGCGCGCTGTCCCTGCTCGCCGCGCGGCCGGGCCACCAGGCCGTCACCGACGGGCTGCGGCACGCGCTCGGCGCCGTACGGCAGGGCATGCCGAACGCGGCCCGCGTCGAGGAGCTGCTCGGCGAGGGCGAGGCGGAGGGCGTCCTCGCCGCCGCCGTGTACTGCGCCCTCGTCGGCGAGGACGTCCGCCACGGCCTGCGGCTCGCCGTCAACCACGGCGCGTCCTCCACGGCGGCGGGCGCGCTGTGCGGGGCCCTGCTCGGCGCGCTGCACGGCGAGACCGCGCTGCCGCCCGGCTGGCTCACCGAACTGGAGGGCCGCGCCACCGTCCTGGAGCTCGCCGACGACTTCGCCATGGAGATGACCCAGGGCCCCGCCCTCCACAGCCCGTCGGGCGCGTCCCCGGGCTGGCTGGCCCGTTATCCCCGGGCTTGA
- a CDS encoding VOC family protein encodes MSNDTDPTPIVRRRVNDSSGFTEPRTLIRVYTPLGTLDSVTGFYERLLGVERDMWFTYPQKRLALAVVGSFLIVEGDEETLAPFRATDGTLIIDSAETYLARLAAEEGTEVLDPPHRVPTGTGFTVRHPDGTVVEYVEHRPTPDGN; translated from the coding sequence ATGAGCAACGACACCGACCCCACCCCCATCGTCCGGCGCCGCGTCAACGACTCCTCCGGGTTCACCGAACCCCGCACGCTCATCCGCGTGTACACGCCCCTGGGCACCCTGGACAGCGTCACCGGCTTCTACGAGCGGCTGCTCGGCGTGGAGCGTGACATGTGGTTCACGTATCCGCAGAAGCGGCTCGCGCTCGCCGTCGTCGGGAGCTTCCTGATCGTCGAGGGCGACGAGGAGACGCTCGCGCCGTTCCGGGCCACGGACGGCACGCTGATCATCGACTCCGCCGAGACCTATCTGGCCCGGCTCGCGGCGGAGGAGGGCACGGAGGTCCTCGACCCGCCGCACCGCGTCCCGACCGGCACCGGCTTCACCGTCCGGCACCCCGACGGCACGGTCGTCGAATACGTCGAACACCGCCCAACTCCCGACGGGAACTAG
- a CDS encoding helix-turn-helix domain-containing protein produces MTDPVAFRRELGGFLRAHRERVTPADVGLPGTPRRRTSGLRREEVAALSGVSVAWYTWLEQGRVDTSRQVLDAVARTLRLDAAAHRHALALAGYAAPDAAPAAPSDHQPLLDALATPAALLAPSLDLRAWNAPYAALWPDPARVPADRRNLLLLLATDPAHQRVLPDWEPLATDLYRHFRTRADREPPASRSHEVTALLRAERPELDAWWSCRSVADFAPRTVTLTTPGGDPRPYALTLLLAPEPGGGAFLVHTPVGAEPSAPGRRRYAGGSA; encoded by the coding sequence ATGACGGACCCGGTGGCGTTCCGCCGTGAGCTGGGCGGCTTCCTGCGGGCGCACCGCGAGCGCGTGACCCCGGCGGACGTCGGGCTCCCCGGCACGCCCCGGCGCCGCACCTCCGGCCTGCGCCGGGAGGAGGTCGCGGCGCTCTCCGGGGTATCGGTGGCCTGGTACACCTGGCTGGAGCAGGGCCGCGTCGACACCTCGCGGCAGGTCCTGGACGCGGTGGCGCGGACCCTGCGCCTGGACGCCGCGGCCCACCGCCACGCCCTCGCCCTGGCGGGGTACGCCGCCCCCGACGCGGCCCCCGCGGCGCCGTCCGACCACCAGCCCCTGCTGGACGCCTTGGCCACGCCCGCGGCGCTCCTCGCCCCGTCCCTGGACCTGCGCGCCTGGAACGCGCCGTACGCCGCGCTCTGGCCCGACCCGGCCCGGGTGCCCGCCGACCGGCGCAACCTCCTGCTGCTCCTGGCCACCGACCCCGCCCACCAGCGCGTCCTGCCGGACTGGGAGCCGCTGGCCACGGACCTCTACCGCCACTTCCGCACCCGCGCCGACCGCGAGCCCCCGGCGTCCCGCAGTCACGAGGTGACCGCCCTGCTGCGTGCCGAGCGGCCCGAACTCGACGCCTGGTGGTCCTGCCGCTCGGTCGCCGACTTCGCTCCCCGCACCGTCACCCTCACCACGCCCGGGGGCGACCCGCGCCCGTACGCGCTGACGCTGCTGCTCGCGCCGGAGCCCGGGGGCGGCGCGTTCCTGGTCCACACACCGGTCGGCGCCGAGCCTTCCGCGCCGGGCCGACGACGCTACGCGGGCGGCTCCGCGTAG
- a CDS encoding tetratricopeptide repeat protein: protein MSEPSMQELIRRRRRSGFVGRRSELAAFRANFDVPVTDERHRFLFHVHGNAGVGKTSLVRELEQVARQQGALTAYVDEVVDSVPDAMAAVSAEFARRGRRCKELDRMLATHRERRHEAEMASLAATADPGQDPGTVPPPSAGSMTAARAGLAGLGLLPGVGAFAGAIEPAQLAQGADRLRAGLSARFRNQEDVQLVLSPERVLTPVFLGELVEAARAYPWVVLFFDTYERTGPFLDGWLCDLMTTDRYGALPAHLVVVTAGQQAFDAARWDGYLDFMADVPLEPFTDLEARGLLAGKGVTAEPVVEEVLRLSGGLPVLVSTLAESRPTGPDGVGDPCATAVERFLKWEPDPVRRAVALACALPRGLDEDVFRAAVDGLCADGEVPGLFAWLRKLPFVSDRGDRLGYHDVVRDPMLRLQRQRSPRGWAERHGRLAETFGAWRAETEASLGADEAWADGRWRELRLAESYHLLCAGERAALPDVLGDVVSACNQGESVARQWARVLADAGGDSTGRAAEEWGRDLLAALAHDDLTVPLGLLLDRAGLDPRRRALAHAVRGRFRRQSGAYEDSLADYDRAVALDPDLMRAYRGRASTHGKRGDYAAGLADLDRADALVPDQIVTLRMRGEFQRVLGHYEKAVDDLGRAIELAPEQEYAWASRGAALHSLGRHDEALRDFGRALELKPEYTWALVKRARLHLNLGRSECALADLDRAVGLSADWKWVWSMRGDALRVTRRYEEALGDYDRALGIDNGYASGYAGRGAALLGLFRPRKALVDLDRALELAPDHAWALAQRSRARRCLGDHAGALADADRAVELWPDSSWVRYCRARVLVDLHRHEDARADLDQIIGKEPDYGDALVLRGRVHSELGLHERALADLDRAVATDEDRPTLREGRCFIQVLVGRLAGAAEDLARLTARGEPTDWACCMRAALDLMNGRPDLALAGLTANDGAAPRFVGGAVALAQAYRLLGRWPQARAAASALRAHDETLGALALALAVSGREGAAAARTHWQETARLLRADGRRPAEAAYLGAVVAAGLADWAALDARLARCVPLDAPRANWADRAELAALLTELLRAPGADRARLAPRVARVAEARDAFRARYAEPPA, encoded by the coding sequence ATGAGCGAGCCGTCGATGCAGGAGTTGATCCGCCGCCGCAGGCGGTCGGGTTTCGTGGGGCGCCGCAGCGAACTCGCCGCGTTCCGCGCCAACTTCGACGTGCCGGTGACCGACGAGCGGCACCGATTCCTCTTCCACGTGCACGGCAACGCGGGCGTCGGCAAGACGTCGCTGGTCCGCGAGCTGGAGCAAGTGGCCCGGCAGCAGGGCGCGCTGACCGCCTACGTGGACGAGGTCGTCGACAGCGTGCCGGACGCGATGGCCGCGGTCAGCGCCGAGTTCGCCCGGCGGGGCCGCAGGTGCAAGGAGCTCGACCGGATGCTCGCCACCCACCGGGAACGGCGGCACGAGGCCGAGATGGCGAGCCTCGCGGCGACGGCCGACCCCGGCCAGGACCCGGGCACCGTCCCGCCCCCGTCGGCGGGCAGCATGACGGCGGCCCGCGCGGGCCTCGCGGGGCTCGGCCTGCTGCCCGGCGTCGGCGCGTTCGCGGGCGCCATCGAGCCCGCGCAGCTGGCGCAGGGCGCCGACCGGCTGCGGGCGGGCCTGAGCGCCCGGTTCCGCAATCAGGAGGACGTCCAGCTGGTCCTGTCCCCCGAGCGGGTCCTGACCCCGGTGTTCCTCGGCGAACTGGTCGAGGCCGCCCGCGCGTATCCGTGGGTCGTCCTCTTCTTCGACACGTACGAACGGACCGGGCCGTTCCTCGACGGCTGGCTGTGCGACCTGATGACGACGGACCGGTACGGGGCGCTGCCCGCCCACCTCGTCGTGGTGACCGCCGGGCAGCAGGCCTTCGACGCGGCGCGGTGGGACGGATACCTCGACTTCATGGCGGACGTCCCGCTGGAGCCGTTCACGGACCTGGAGGCGCGCGGACTCCTGGCGGGCAAGGGCGTCACCGCCGAACCGGTCGTCGAGGAGGTGCTCCGCCTCTCCGGCGGCCTGCCCGTCCTGGTGTCGACGCTCGCCGAGAGCCGCCCCACCGGGCCGGACGGCGTCGGTGACCCGTGTGCCACGGCCGTGGAGCGCTTCCTGAAGTGGGAACCGGACCCGGTGCGGCGCGCGGTGGCGCTCGCGTGCGCGCTGCCGCGCGGCCTGGACGAGGACGTGTTCCGGGCGGCGGTGGACGGCCTGTGCGCGGACGGGGAGGTGCCTGGCCTGTTCGCGTGGCTGCGGAAGCTGCCGTTCGTCAGCGACCGCGGGGACCGGCTCGGCTACCACGACGTGGTGCGCGACCCGATGCTGCGGCTGCAGCGGCAGCGGTCACCGCGGGGCTGGGCGGAGCGGCACGGGAGGCTCGCGGAGACGTTCGGGGCGTGGCGGGCCGAGACCGAGGCCTCACTCGGCGCCGACGAAGCATGGGCCGACGGACGGTGGCGGGAGCTGCGGCTCGCGGAGTCGTACCACCTGCTGTGCGCGGGCGAGCGGGCGGCGCTGCCGGACGTCCTGGGCGATGTCGTCAGCGCCTGCAACCAGGGGGAGTCCGTCGCCCGGCAGTGGGCGCGGGTCCTGGCCGACGCGGGCGGGGACTCCACCGGCCGGGCAGCCGAGGAGTGGGGGCGCGACCTGCTGGCGGCGCTCGCCCACGACGACCTGACCGTGCCGTTGGGGCTGCTGCTCGACCGGGCCGGGCTCGACCCCCGGCGCCGGGCCCTCGCGCACGCGGTGCGGGGCCGCTTCCGGCGCCAGAGCGGTGCCTACGAAGACTCGCTGGCCGACTACGACCGGGCCGTCGCCCTCGACCCGGACCTGATGCGCGCCTACCGCGGCAGAGCCAGCACCCACGGCAAGCGGGGCGACTACGCCGCCGGGCTCGCGGACCTGGACCGGGCCGACGCGCTCGTTCCTGACCAGATCGTGACCCTCCGCATGCGGGGCGAGTTCCAACGGGTCCTCGGGCACTACGAGAAGGCCGTCGACGACCTCGGCCGGGCGATCGAGCTGGCCCCCGAGCAGGAGTACGCCTGGGCGTCACGGGGCGCCGCCCTGCACAGCCTCGGCCGCCACGACGAGGCGCTCCGCGACTTCGGCCGGGCCCTGGAGCTGAAGCCGGAGTACACCTGGGCGCTGGTGAAGCGCGCGCGGCTCCACTTGAACCTCGGCCGGTCCGAGTGCGCCCTCGCGGACCTGGACCGGGCCGTCGGCCTCTCCGCCGACTGGAAGTGGGTGTGGAGCATGCGGGGCGACGCGCTGCGCGTCACGCGCCGCTACGAGGAAGCGCTCGGGGACTACGACCGCGCACTCGGGATCGACAACGGGTACGCGTCGGGCTACGCGGGCCGCGGTGCCGCGCTGCTCGGCCTCTTCCGGCCGCGCAAGGCCCTCGTGGACCTGGACCGGGCCCTCGAACTCGCCCCGGACCACGCGTGGGCGCTCGCCCAGCGGTCCCGCGCGCGCCGTTGCCTCGGTGACCACGCGGGGGCCCTCGCCGACGCCGACCGGGCGGTCGAGCTGTGGCCCGACTCGTCGTGGGTGCGGTACTGCCGGGCCCGGGTCCTCGTCGACCTGCACCGGCACGAGGACGCCCGCGCGGACCTGGACCAGATCATCGGCAAGGAGCCGGACTACGGGGACGCGCTGGTCCTGCGGGGCAGGGTCCACTCCGAGCTCGGGCTCCACGAGCGGGCCCTGGCGGACCTGGACCGCGCGGTGGCGACCGACGAGGACCGCCCCACGCTCCGCGAGGGCAGATGCTTCATCCAGGTGCTCGTCGGCCGGCTCGCCGGAGCCGCGGAGGACCTCGCCCGTCTCACGGCCCGGGGCGAGCCCACCGACTGGGCGTGCTGCATGAGAGCGGCGCTCGACCTCATGAACGGGCGCCCCGACCTGGCACTCGCCGGACTCACCGCCAACGACGGGGCCGCCCCCCGGTTCGTCGGCGGCGCCGTCGCGCTGGCCCAGGCGTACCGCCTCCTGGGGCGCTGGCCGCAGGCGCGCGCGGCGGCCTCGGCCCTGCGCGCCCACGACGAGACGCTCGGCGCGCTGGCCCTCGCCCTCGCCGTGAGCGGCCGCGAGGGGGCGGCCGCGGCCCGCACGCACTGGCAGGAGACGGCCCGGCTGCTGCGGGCCGACGGGCGCAGGCCCGCCGAGGCCGCGTACCTGGGCGCGGTGGTCGCCGCCGGGCTCGCCGACTGGGCCGCGCTCGACGCCCGCCTCGCCCGCTGCGTCCCGCTCGACGCCCCTCGCGCGAACTGGGCGGACCGCGCCGAACTGGCCGCCCTCCTCACGGAACTGCTCCGCGCCCCCGGCGCCGACCGGGCCCGCCTCGCGCCCCGCGTGGCGCGGGTGGCCGAGGCCCGCGACGCCTTCCGGGCGCGCTACGCGGAGCCGCCCGCGTAG
- a CDS encoding antibiotic biosynthesis monooxygenase, with amino-acid sequence MTYFRDLVHPAAGTALISEWITGTDERTRAAADAVTEEWAAGEWPPALLSQHVFRATDGTGLLFYAQWTSDEEHLTWARARRGALVSRVDTLVPGIQRPGLHRTRLHRSVVHDDGGRPPGALALTRTTPDTAPGLLAAHIHRTENSEEPFVIEEWTDAASFEAAVRPAARTAKRYTLHHSFLNPHAG; translated from the coding sequence ATGACGTACTTCCGCGACCTCGTGCACCCCGCCGCCGGAACGGCCCTGATCAGCGAGTGGATCACCGGTACCGACGAGCGGACGCGTGCCGCCGCCGATGCCGTGACCGAGGAGTGGGCGGCGGGGGAGTGGCCGCCCGCGCTGCTCTCCCAGCACGTGTTCCGGGCGACGGACGGCACGGGCCTGCTCTTCTACGCCCAGTGGACCAGCGACGAGGAGCACCTGACGTGGGCCCGCGCCCGGCGCGGCGCGCTCGTGAGCCGGGTCGACACGCTCGTGCCGGGCATCCAGCGCCCGGGGCTCCACCGGACCCGCCTCCACCGCAGCGTGGTGCACGACGACGGGGGCCGCCCGCCCGGCGCCCTCGCGCTGACCCGGACGACACCGGACACGGCGCCGGGCCTCCTCGCCGCGCACATCCACCGCACGGAGAACAGCGAGGAGCCCTTCGTGATCGAGGAGTGGACCGACGCCGCCTCCTTCGAAGCGGCCGTCCGCCCCGCCGCCCGCACCGCCAAGCGGTACACGCTCCACCACTCCTTCCTCAACCCCCACGCGGGGTGA
- a CDS encoding helix-turn-helix domain-containing protein — protein sequence MTAIGLATHIQSLPAGSRIGIKALAQRFPEGEMRIASALRELEAHGYLARVKERLPSGRIVTRTVSYNKPMTPTAPPAEAEAPREPDPPPDPAPVGAPADLLLGLRASDPRLLLTERDVRRLAPGVTAWLARGVPPDVVRGALTNGLPEGAIRHPAALLAHRLTALLPPPLPDRRPVPPPDPLQTCDGCDRAFRAARPGRCRDCRPYAAA from the coding sequence TTGACGGCGATCGGCCTGGCGACCCACATCCAGTCGCTGCCCGCGGGGTCCCGGATCGGGATCAAGGCGCTGGCGCAGCGGTTCCCCGAGGGCGAGATGCGGATCGCTTCCGCGTTACGGGAGTTGGAGGCGCACGGCTATCTGGCCCGGGTCAAGGAGCGGCTGCCGTCCGGGCGGATCGTGACGCGGACGGTGTCGTACAACAAGCCGATGACACCGACGGCCCCGCCCGCCGAGGCCGAGGCCCCGCGCGAGCCGGACCCGCCCCCGGACCCGGCGCCCGTCGGCGCCCCGGCCGACCTGCTGCTCGGGCTGCGCGCGAGCGACCCCCGCCTGCTGCTCACCGAGCGCGACGTACGACGCCTGGCGCCCGGGGTCACCGCCTGGCTGGCGCGGGGCGTGCCGCCGGACGTCGTGCGGGGGGCGCTGACGAACGGCCTGCCGGAGGGGGCGATCCGGCACCCGGCCGCCCTCCTGGCCCACCGGCTCACCGCCCTGCTGCCACCGCCACTGCCCGACCGGCGCCCGGTCCCGCCGCCCGATCCGCTCCAGACGTGCGACGGCTGCGACCGCGCCTTCCGGGCGGCCCGCCCGGGGCGGTGCCGGGACTGCCGCCCGTACGCGGCCGCTTGA
- a CDS encoding ATP-binding protein produces MNGEVTQAAVPVRLFSKLLPATRKGARQARTLTERQLDAWGAPSCAALHVVAELAANAVLHGHVPGRNFRLALHLDPAGTLRVEVTDARGDRVPRIQDPEPGGWAESGRGLLIIGGYADRWGVVEEPAGCKTVWAEVAPDRADP; encoded by the coding sequence GTGAATGGTGAAGTGACCCAAGCCGCCGTCCCTGTACGGCTGTTCTCAAAGCTGCTGCCTGCGACGCGCAAGGGCGCACGGCAGGCGCGTACGCTCACGGAGCGTCAACTTGACGCCTGGGGTGCGCCGTCGTGCGCCGCCCTCCACGTCGTCGCCGAGCTCGCCGCGAACGCGGTGCTGCACGGGCACGTGCCCGGCCGGAACTTCCGGCTCGCGCTGCACCTGGACCCGGCCGGAACGCTCCGCGTCGAGGTGACCGACGCCCGGGGCGACCGGGTCCCGCGTATCCAGGACCCGGAACCGGGGGGCTGGGCGGAGTCGGGACGGGGGCTGCTGATCATCGGTGGGTACGCGGACCGTTGGGGGGTGGTGGAGGAACCGGCGGGCTGCAAGACGGTGTGGGCGGAGGTCGCGCCGGATCGCGCGGATCCGTGA